In Actinomyces marmotae, the DNA window ATGCGCTCGAAGGTGATGTCGAGGCGCGAGACCGACCCGAGGCGGATGACGCTCCCGGTGCCCTTCTCGTCAGGCTCCACGCGCGCCCACAGGCGTCGGTAGGGCATGAGGAAGGTGATCGACATGCCGATCATCAGCAGCGCCGAGGCGGCCCACATGATCGGGGTGCCCGGGTCCCGCCGAAGCGTGAGCCCCGTGTACTGGCGCTCCCGTTCGAAGGTGACGGAGAGGTCCTCGAGCTGGGCCGTGGCCCCGGCCTCCGCCCGCTGCTGGGACTGCGGGTCGGTGTAGCCGTCGGGGGCCAGGCCGAAGACGGCGGTTCCCGGCGCGATCTTGGACACCGCCTGCCCTGAGGCGGGCAGGAAGACGTAGATGACCCTGCCATCGGGCAGGTCGGCCCGCCCATAGACCTCGGTCTTCTTCGGGGTCTGCCACCGTAAGGGGACGCTGCGCTTGGCGAGGACGTTCCCGTCGGCGTCGGCGATGGTGACATCCGCGGACGTGCCGTAGGAGGCCTGGTGGAGCCGGTAGCCACCGATCGACAGCGGCGAGTTGACCCGCACCTCCTGGCGAGCAACCTCGGTCTCCCCGCTCAGGATGGACAGGTCGGACACGTAGTCCATGGGCTGCCCGGTGTCGGTGTAGGAATCGGTGAAGGAGTTGGCGCGCACGCTCAGCCCCGTTCCGTGGCCGATCTCGACGCTGGAGCCGACGGGAACGGTCAGGTCCTCCTCGACGCCCCAGGTGGAGGAGACGACGAAAGCGCCCAGGATGAGGACGAAGGCCGCGTGCGCCAGCACGGTGCCGATGCCCGAGCGCGCGTTGCGGTCGGCGTAGAGGCAGTGCTCGGGGTCGCGGTCATCCGGGATGACCCGCCAGCGGGCCTTGCGCAGCGCCTCCCGGGTCGCCTCCAGAGACGCCGAGACGCCATCGGGGCTGGGCACGCGCGCGCGGTAGCGGGCCTTGTCGAAGAACCGGGGGGCGACATGCA includes these proteins:
- the resB gene encoding cytochrome c biogenesis protein ResB, producing MTDKAPKAASGAEGPDSAAEVTAPDISGGERDVPVVELFLWLYRLFYSKTLGLTVILLFALYAFIGSLLPQATKEVLADPRAKEAFLKARRPALGRMTTALDALGLFHVFTSIGFYVVVSLLALSIIACTVHRVPELVKREREPRVHVAPRFFDKARYRARVPSPDGVSASLEATREALRKARWRVIPDDRDPEHCLYADRNARSGIGTVLAHAAFVLILGAFVVSSTWGVEEDLTVPVGSSVEIGHGTGLSVRANSFTDSYTDTGQPMDYVSDLSILSGETEVARQEVRVNSPLSIGGYRLHQASYGTSADVTIADADGNVLAKRSVPLRWQTPKKTEVYGRADLPDGRVIYVFLPASGQAVSKIAPGTAVFGLAPDGYTDPQSQQRAEAGATAQLEDLSVTFERERQYTGLTLRRDPGTPIMWAASALLMIGMSITFLMPYRRLWARVEPDEKGTGSVIRLGSVSRLDITFERMFAALVGRIESAVGSQDDPEDPDPATTAKESKEKEPSDHG